Proteins encoded within one genomic window of Methanosarcina barkeri str. Wiesmoor:
- the tnpA gene encoding IS200/IS605 family transposase — protein MVNIKYETRNHSKFLLMYHIIFVCKYREIILELISEELKQIMFDIAEESDFEILEIETDKDHIHFLIKSVPKVSVLSIVRKLKQESTNRIWKTQKEYREKYYWSENTLWSDGYFASTIGNVSKEAAEYYIRNQG, from the coding sequence TTGGTAAATATAAAGTATGAAACTCGGAATCATAGCAAATTTTTGTTAATGTACCACATTATTTTCGTTTGCAAATACCGAGAAATCATACTTGAACTGATTAGCGAAGAACTCAAACAGATTATGTTTGATATTGCAGAAGAATCAGATTTTGAAATCCTTGAAATAGAAACAGACAAAGATCACATCCATTTTCTGATTAAGAGTGTGCCGAAAGTTAGTGTTTTGTCAATTGTCAGAAAATTGAAACAAGAATCTACGAACAGAATATGGAAAACACAAAAAGAGTATCGGGAAAAGTATTATTGGAGTGAAAATACGTTATGGAGTGATGGTTATTTTGCGTCTACAATCGGAAATGTTAGTAAAGAGGCGGCAGAATATTATATACGAAATCAGGGGTGA
- a CDS encoding histidine kinase dimerization/phosphoacceptor domain -containing protein: protein MKKIEQFSAKNPNPVISIAKDRTVLYSNEAGEPLLHTWGVRVGEKLPYCIGDFVQKAISQNRPEKIEVKVGRRVYLISFHHFTEEEFTNLYGFDITDQKKLEEKLRIKEKQNDILYRIGKIALKYENLQDFLDESVKLIVSILEVEYCKILESMPDGNFLLRAGFGWKPGLVGKAIVEGEKESQAGYTLLSRTPVVVEDFEKESRFKKPEILRMHEVESGVSVTIGSIGNIFGVLGVHSTRKRKFTSDDTYFLSSVAFLIAQVIERKKAEEALKEAHNSLEEKIRGRTVELETAYLSLKESERSLAEAQKMAHVGNWDINFITGESHWSEETCRIFGRSLQNNSIDYDEFLNYVHPDDRDYVDKIIENRLKGGPQDIDYRIVLANGEERIVHDEMEVIFDENNVPIKARGIVQDITERKKTEKALANLETARQKEIHHRVKNNLQVISSLLDLQAEKFNKRECIKDSEVLKAFRESQNRVVSIALIHEELYEGAETDKVDFSLYLQKLVENFFQTYRLGNLDISLKTDLKEKVFFDMDIAVPLGMVINELVTNSFKYAFTNRKTGEIQIKLFSEENKDEANNRNVADRKSTRYTLIVSDNGIGIPENVNFETPETLGLQLVNLLVDQLEGKVKLKRDKGTEFVIEFSVEEKVIKKKD, encoded by the coding sequence ATGAAGAAAATCGAGCAATTTTCAGCAAAGAACCCGAATCCTGTGATCAGTATTGCAAAGGATAGAACAGTTCTTTACTCAAATGAAGCAGGTGAGCCTTTACTACATACATGGGGTGTGAGAGTCGGAGAAAAGTTACCTTACTGTATCGGAGATTTCGTGCAAAAAGCAATTTCACAGAATAGACCGGAAAAAATAGAAGTTAAAGTGGGAAGAAGAGTATACTTGATTTCTTTTCATCATTTCACCGAAGAAGAATTCACAAACCTCTATGGATTTGATATAACCGACCAGAAAAAGCTTGAAGAAAAACTCCGTATCAAGGAAAAGCAGAACGACATTCTCTACAGGATAGGTAAAATCGCTCTTAAATATGAAAACCTGCAAGACTTTCTGGATGAAAGCGTAAAGCTTATTGTAAGTATACTTGAAGTAGAGTACTGTAAAATTTTGGAATCCATGCCTGATGGAAACTTTCTGCTAAGAGCCGGGTTCGGATGGAAACCCGGGCTTGTAGGGAAAGCTATTGTTGAAGGGGAAAAGGAGTCACAGGCAGGGTATACCTTGCTTTCAAGGACGCCTGTGGTTGTAGAGGATTTTGAAAAAGAAAGCCGCTTTAAGAAACCGGAAATACTGAGAATGCACGAAGTGGAGAGTGGAGTAAGCGTTACAATAGGAAGTATTGGAAATATCTTTGGAGTGCTGGGTGTCCATTCCACGAGAAAAAGGAAGTTTACATCCGACGACACTTACTTTCTCAGTTCAGTAGCTTTTTTAATTGCACAGGTAATAGAACGCAAAAAAGCTGAAGAAGCCCTGAAAGAGGCACACAACAGTTTAGAAGAAAAAATTAGAGGACGTACAGTAGAGCTTGAGACGGCTTATCTGTCATTAAAAGAAAGCGAAAGAAGCCTAGCCGAAGCTCAAAAAATGGCTCATGTTGGAAATTGGGATATAAATTTTATTACTGGGGAATCACACTGGTCTGAGGAGACATGTCGTATTTTTGGGCGTAGTCTTCAAAATAATAGCATAGACTATGACGAATTTTTAAATTATGTACACCCTGACGATCGGGACTATGTGGATAAAATAATTGAGAACAGATTAAAAGGAGGTCCTCAAGACATTGATTACCGAATTGTCTTAGCTAACGGAGAAGAACGCATAGTCCATGATGAAATGGAAGTCATTTTCGACGAGAATAATGTTCCGATTAAAGCCAGAGGAATAGTTCAGGATATTACTGAACGTAAAAAAACTGAGAAAGCTCTGGCAAATCTTGAAACTGCTCGCCAGAAGGAAATTCATCACAGAGTTAAAAATAACCTGCAGGTTATTTCTTCCCTTTTGGACCTTCAGGCTGAAAAGTTCAACAAAAGAGAGTGTATTAAGGACTCAGAAGTCCTGAAAGCTTTCAGGGAAAGCCAGAATAGAGTTGTATCAATTGCTCTGATCCACGAAGAACTTTATGAAGGTGCAGAAACCGATAAAGTTGATTTTTCTCTATACCTGCAGAAACTTGTCGAGAATTTTTTCCAGACTTACAGGCTCGGAAATCTGGACATCAGTTTGAAAACAGATCTTAAAGAGAAAGTTTTCTTTGACATGGATATTGCAGTCCCATTAGGAATGGTTATTAACGAACTCGTTACCAATTCCTTCAAGTATGCATTTACAAACAGGAAAACAGGAGAAATCCAGATTAAGCTCTTCAGCGAAGAGAATAAAGATGAAGCGAATAATAGAAATGTAGCTGATAGAAAAAGTACCAGATATACTCTTATTGTCTCAGATAATGGAATTGGCATTCCAGAGAACGTCAATTTTGAAACGCCAGAAACGCTTGGTCTGCAGCTTGTAAATCTTCTGGTAGATCAGTTAGAAGGTAAGGTCAAGCTAAAGAGGGATAAAGGAACTGAATTTGTCATAGAATTCAGTGTGGAAGAAAAAGTGATTAAGAAAAAAGACTAA
- a CDS encoding acyltransferase yields MTEKIKYLDGLRGVAAINVMIMHFFIILVPAMIYSDRMPSHLGNLEQIFSSTPLGLIGAGNFSVCIFFVLSGYVLTQKYFRTKDKKIIISSAMRRYIRLFVPVLAVTILSFLLASTGVFHYYIETVMVSGNNNYDNYWTFTPNIVDAVKQAVWGSFFTGDDTYNPVLWTMTTEFYGSMLVFAMTLLFGVQRNRWTFYLAASVLFFNSYYFAFIIGMGLADTFNGKTSIFKTDNKIILSVVLFSGLFLGSYPVGTVTSDSLYGFLNNGLFEIPKLTYHILGAAMIMYVLLNSRWLQKVFSSSVPVFLGKISYSLYLIHFLIISSFTCALFLALHPILPYWIAAFISCFLSVLLIIPLSYLFYRYVDMTGVELSKIFYNRVVDPFIYSISGNTKQKHISSTIFGIYNKLFK; encoded by the coding sequence ATGACCGAGAAGATAAAATATCTTGATGGGCTGCGCGGTGTAGCTGCGATTAATGTGATGATAATGCATTTCTTCATCATATTAGTCCCGGCGATGATTTATAGTGATCGAATGCCTTCACATCTGGGAAATCTTGAACAGATTTTCTCGAGTACACCCCTGGGATTAATTGGTGCCGGGAACTTTTCGGTTTGCATCTTCTTTGTTCTCAGTGGCTACGTATTAACTCAAAAATATTTTAGAACTAAAGACAAAAAAATAATTATAAGTAGCGCAATGCGCCGATATATCCGGCTGTTTGTTCCGGTGCTAGCAGTAACAATACTATCATTTTTACTGGCATCAACTGGAGTATTCCATTACTATATTGAAACCGTAATGGTTTCCGGAAATAATAACTACGACAACTACTGGACTTTTACACCAAACATTGTCGATGCGGTTAAGCAGGCAGTGTGGGGATCTTTTTTTACAGGTGATGACACCTATAACCCGGTTTTATGGACAATGACAACAGAATTTTATGGATCTATGCTTGTTTTCGCAATGACTTTACTGTTCGGAGTGCAACGGAACCGCTGGACATTCTATCTTGCTGCGTCTGTGCTTTTCTTTAATTCTTACTATTTTGCCTTTATTATAGGGATGGGACTTGCTGACACGTTCAATGGTAAAACCTCGATATTTAAAACCGATAACAAAATAATATTATCTGTTGTACTGTTTTCAGGGTTATTTCTCGGATCGTATCCTGTAGGTACCGTGACAAGTGATTCATTATACGGTTTTCTCAATAACGGTCTCTTTGAAATCCCAAAGTTGACGTATCATATCCTGGGCGCCGCCATGATAATGTATGTCCTGTTGAACAGCCGATGGCTGCAAAAAGTCTTTTCCTCTTCAGTACCAGTATTTCTCGGAAAAATATCTTATTCGCTGTACCTGATACATTTCCTGATAATAAGCAGTTTCACCTGCGCACTGTTCCTCGCACTGCACCCGATATTACCATACTGGATAGCTGCTTTTATTTCGTGTTTTTTGTCTGTACTATTAATAATACCCTTGAGCTATCTGTTTTACAGGTACGTCGACATGACGGGCGTAGAACTATCAAAGATCTTTTATAACCGGGTGGTTGATCCTTTCATATACAGCATCTCCGGGAACACAAAGCAAAAACATATATCAAGCACGATTTTCGGAATATATAATAAGTTATTTAAATAA
- the tnpA gene encoding IS200/IS605-like element ISMba16 family transposase, with product MLELRSFSHGYGQITYHIVLVPKYRYSIFYNKRIKKDCELILSSICMEKGYKIHAMEVVDDHVHLFLEFHPSTSLSEVIQYLKGGSSYRLFKLHPEMRHQYWSGSLWSSGKFYRSVGNVTADTIKHYIKESQGKTKTEAQSQRLKKSGQRRINEF from the coding sequence ATGTTGGAACTACGTAGTTTTAGCCATGGCTATGGTCAGATTACCTACCACATCGTGTTGGTACCTAAATATCGATACAGTATATTCTACAACAAGCGGATTAAAAAGGATTGCGAGTTGATTCTCAGCAGTATTTGCATGGAAAAAGGCTACAAAATTCATGCAATGGAAGTTGTAGATGATCATGTTCACTTGTTTCTAGAGTTTCATCCAAGTACTTCTCTATCAGAGGTAATTCAATACTTGAAAGGAGGAAGTTCTTACAGACTTTTCAAGCTTCATCCTGAAATGAGACACCAGTATTGGAGTGGAAGTCTATGGTCAAGTGGAAAGTTCTATCGATCTGTTGGGAATGTAACTGCTGACACAATCAAGCATTATATTAAGGAATCGCAGGGAAAAACGAAAACAGAAGCTCAATCACAGAGGTTAAAAAAATCCGGGCAACGTAGAATTAATGAGTTCTAA
- a CDS encoding IS4-like element ISMba6 family transposase, with product MSPCPPPTLEDSLREMFPEEWLRQTAKETGHIVRERKIDPVIIFWVLTLSFGVRLQRTLASLKREYETESQKTISDSSWYYRFTPELVEFLHQCVIHGMEELAKEPGRKLSKKLETFQDVVIQDSTIVRLHSSLADKFPAARSRTVAAGVKVGVMVSAIANGPRTIALYSEKTAEIKTLKIGPWIKDHILLVDLGFYKTQMFARVEENGGYFVSRIRKNMDPILVSIEEGLSKTKSKEFAGKPVSECIKQLSGKDIDAVVKIEFKRREYKGKQKQDEMIVRLVAVYNDEDEKYHIYITNIQKDILNAKDIANLYGARWDIELLFKELKSKYSLDVLETKNVQVIEALIWTAILTLIVSRRIYSLVRKSTTHPEKMARYTQLRWSTIFAENASDLLTVILHRCGIQRTFETIMSVYESQALDPHVNRERFRDEWFE from the coding sequence ATGTCTCCTTGTCCCCCACCTACTCTTGAAGACTCTCTTCGGGAAATGTTTCCCGAAGAGTGGTTAAGGCAAACTGCCAAAGAAACTGGTCATATAGTACGTGAACGTAAAATTGACCCTGTCATTATCTTTTGGGTTTTAACTCTCAGTTTTGGCGTACGCTTGCAGCGTACACTTGCCAGTTTAAAACGAGAATATGAAACTGAGTCACAAAAAACCATAAGTGATAGCAGCTGGTACTATCGTTTTACTCCAGAACTTGTTGAGTTTCTTCACCAGTGTGTAATTCATGGCATGGAAGAGCTTGCAAAAGAACCTGGTAGGAAACTTAGCAAGAAACTCGAAACCTTCCAAGATGTTGTCATTCAGGACAGCACAATTGTTCGTCTCCATTCCTCGTTAGCAGACAAGTTTCCTGCAGCAAGATCAAGAACAGTAGCTGCAGGAGTAAAAGTTGGAGTTATGGTAAGTGCAATTGCTAACGGACCTAGAACCATTGCTCTGTACTCTGAAAAAACAGCTGAGATAAAGACATTAAAAATAGGTCCCTGGATCAAAGACCATATTCTCCTTGTTGATCTTGGTTTCTACAAAACTCAAATGTTTGCAAGAGTTGAAGAAAATGGGGGATATTTTGTCTCAAGGATTAGGAAGAATATGGACCCTATTCTTGTTTCTATTGAAGAGGGACTTTCTAAGACAAAAAGCAAAGAGTTCGCTGGAAAACCTGTTAGTGAATGTATTAAGCAACTTTCTGGAAAAGATATTGATGCAGTTGTAAAAATAGAATTCAAAAGAAGAGAGTATAAAGGCAAGCAAAAACAGGACGAGATGATTGTACGTCTTGTTGCCGTATATAACGATGAGGATGAAAAATACCACATTTACATCACAAATATTCAGAAAGATATTTTGAATGCAAAAGACATTGCAAACTTATATGGGGCAAGATGGGACATAGAACTGTTGTTTAAGGAATTGAAAAGCAAATACTCGCTGGACGTTCTTGAAACAAAGAATGTGCAGGTAATTGAAGCTCTAATCTGGACAGCAATATTGACACTAATCGTTAGCAGAAGAATCTATTCTCTTGTCAGAAAATCAACAACTCATCCTGAAAAAATGGCTAGATATACGCAGTTACGTTGGAGTACAATATTTGCAGAGAATGCATCAGATTTATTGACAGTAATTCTGCATAGATGTGGAATTCAAAGAACTTTTGAAACGATAATGAGCGTATATGAAAGTCAAGCATTAGATCCTCATGTAAACAGAGAAAGGTTTAGAGATGAATGGTTTGAGTAA